The following are encoded in a window of Acipenser ruthenus chromosome 26, fAciRut3.2 maternal haplotype, whole genome shotgun sequence genomic DNA:
- the cd99l2 gene encoding CD99 antigen-like protein 2 isoform X3 yields the protein MPRHPAWLLVAALSMLVLKGLAFDDDFNLEDALVDAPTKPPAPKPKPAGGPSGGSKDLDLSDFFDKPEDRKTTTTKAPKLTTTKAPKRKPQPKPQPANPNDFDLADALDDKNDRKKDNNGDKGTGSRDDSNRSGVGKSGGGSISDKDLEDILGDGYSPDRKKGGGSGGGGGNVPSDDPGYGDGTAETGTIAGIASAIGMALVGVVTSYISYQKKKLCFSIQGSYGDARLRVQMSPALKKIFRRPPV from the exons GGTTAGCCTTTGATGATGATTTTAACCTTGAAGATGCCCTCGTTGATGCACCTACAAAACCAC CTGCTCCAAAACCTAAGCCAGCTGGGGGCCCTTCAGGTGGATCTAAAG ATTTAGATCTGTCTGACTTCTTTGACAAACCGGAAGACAGGAAGACTACTACCACGAAAGCACCCAAACTGACCACCACGAAAGCACCAAAGAGGAAACCACAGCCAAAACCACAGCCAG CTAACCCTAATGACTTTGACCTGGCAGACGCTCTGGATGACAAAAACGACCGCAAAAAAGATAATAATGGAG ATAAAGGCACGGGTTCAAGAGACGACAGCAATCGCTCCGGAGTTGGAAAGAGTG GCGGTGGATCCATCTCCGACAAGGATCTGGAAGACATTCTAGGTGATGGTTACTCTCCGGATAGGAAGAAAG GTGGCGGTAGCGGTGGCGGTGGTGGTAATGTACCTTCAGATGATCCAGGATATGGAG ATGGCACAGCTGAGACTGGCACCATTGCAGGGATTGCCAGTGCCATCGGCATGGCCCTCGTGGGCGTTGTAACCAGTTACATCTCATACCAGAAGAAGAAACTCTGCTTCAGCATACAAG GTTCTTATGGAGATGCAAGACTGAGGGTTCAGATGAGCCCAGCTCTGAAGAAGATCTTTAGACGGCCCCCAGTTTAA
- the cd99l2 gene encoding CD99 antigen-like protein 2 isoform X2: MPRHPAWLLVAALSMLVLKGLAFDDDFNLEDALVDAPTKPPAPKPKPAGGPSGGSKDLDLSDFFDKPEDRKTTTTKAPKLTTTKAPKRKPQPKPQPANPNDFDLADALDDKNDRKKDNNGGGGSISDKDLEDILGDGYSPDRKKGGGSGGGGGNVPSDDPGYGDGTAETGTIAGIASAIGMALVGVVTSYISYQKKKLCFSIQESLNSAQYVKGEHLEAVVAEEPQAQQTLLQSPMTDPTSQDVARV, encoded by the exons GGTTAGCCTTTGATGATGATTTTAACCTTGAAGATGCCCTCGTTGATGCACCTACAAAACCAC CTGCTCCAAAACCTAAGCCAGCTGGGGGCCCTTCAGGTGGATCTAAAG ATTTAGATCTGTCTGACTTCTTTGACAAACCGGAAGACAGGAAGACTACTACCACGAAAGCACCCAAACTGACCACCACGAAAGCACCAAAGAGGAAACCACAGCCAAAACCACAGCCAG CTAACCCTAATGACTTTGACCTGGCAGACGCTCTGGATGACAAAAACGACCGCAAAAAAGATAATAATGGAG GCGGTGGATCCATCTCCGACAAGGATCTGGAAGACATTCTAGGTGATGGTTACTCTCCGGATAGGAAGAAAG GTGGCGGTAGCGGTGGCGGTGGTGGTAATGTACCTTCAGATGATCCAGGATATGGAG ATGGCACAGCTGAGACTGGCACCATTGCAGGGATTGCCAGTGCCATCGGCATGGCCCTCGTGGGCGTTGTAACCAGTTACATCTCATACCAGAAGAAGAAACTCTGCTTCAGCATACAAG AGAGTCTGAACAGTGCACAGTATGTAAAAGGAGAACATTTAGAAGCAGTTGTCGCTGAGGAACCCCAAG CTCAACAAACCCTCCTGCAGTCCCCGATGACCGATCCTACTTCACAGGATGTGGCCCGGGTCTAA
- the cd99l2 gene encoding CD99 antigen-like protein 2 isoform X1, producing MPRHPAWLLVAALSMLVLKGLAFDDDFNLEDALVDAPTKPPAPKPKPAGGPSGGSKDLDLSDFFDKPEDRKTTTTKAPKLTTTKAPKRKPQPKPQPANPNDFDLADALDDKNDRKKDNNGDKGTGSRDDSNRSGVGKSGGGSISDKDLEDILGDGYSPDRKKGGGSGGGGGNVPSDDPGYGDGTAETGTIAGIASAIGMALVGVVTSYISYQKKKLCFSIQESLNSAQYVKGEHLEAVVAEEPQAQQTLLQSPMTDPTSQDVARV from the exons GGTTAGCCTTTGATGATGATTTTAACCTTGAAGATGCCCTCGTTGATGCACCTACAAAACCAC CTGCTCCAAAACCTAAGCCAGCTGGGGGCCCTTCAGGTGGATCTAAAG ATTTAGATCTGTCTGACTTCTTTGACAAACCGGAAGACAGGAAGACTACTACCACGAAAGCACCCAAACTGACCACCACGAAAGCACCAAAGAGGAAACCACAGCCAAAACCACAGCCAG CTAACCCTAATGACTTTGACCTGGCAGACGCTCTGGATGACAAAAACGACCGCAAAAAAGATAATAATGGAG ATAAAGGCACGGGTTCAAGAGACGACAGCAATCGCTCCGGAGTTGGAAAGAGTG GCGGTGGATCCATCTCCGACAAGGATCTGGAAGACATTCTAGGTGATGGTTACTCTCCGGATAGGAAGAAAG GTGGCGGTAGCGGTGGCGGTGGTGGTAATGTACCTTCAGATGATCCAGGATATGGAG ATGGCACAGCTGAGACTGGCACCATTGCAGGGATTGCCAGTGCCATCGGCATGGCCCTCGTGGGCGTTGTAACCAGTTACATCTCATACCAGAAGAAGAAACTCTGCTTCAGCATACAAG AGAGTCTGAACAGTGCACAGTATGTAAAAGGAGAACATTTAGAAGCAGTTGTCGCTGAGGAACCCCAAG CTCAACAAACCCTCCTGCAGTCCCCGATGACCGATCCTACTTCACAGGATGTGGCCCGGGTCTAA